ATAGAGGACAAGTATAGAAGGACGAAAGATGCTTTTGGAAGTTCATTGTCAGCTTGTGATCTGTACGTGTGTCTAGAATTTTGTTTGGGTGTGTTGTTCTTGAAAGACAGAAATTGACAGAAATATGCAGCGAGGGCTGTTCCGATCCTACAAGAACTGTTCGTAATGTCACACTGTTATACTTGAAATTCAATCATCCAAGCAAGTTGGAGTACTTATTACGAAGTAGATGACTTCagtttgaaagaaaacttcCTGAGACATGAAGCTTTCAGCAAATAAATGATCAAAGACCTGCAGAGGAACTTTTTTTAGCTCTAATGTTTCTCCTTAGTAAATTAGCTTATGCTGTATGTACTATACCTTATGCTGACGTAAATAAAATGATTCATCTATCTCTCTTACCTGTGATAATTGTAAGGATCAATACATTGCAAACTGGTCGCTTGCAACTTTGATAGTGGATTGGTCGCCGAAAGCGCCGTAATTAATGTGAGACCATGAATTGCATGACAAGGCATAGTATGATGAAGCAATACGAAGCGCCGGCTTGGATTAGCTTTGTAATCATGTTTTATATGCATGTATGCGTATGACCCAATTGTGTTAATCCTTCAGTCACGAAAAAAGTTATGGACAATGATTATAAACGGCTGGATGCTACAGACATTTAGCCTACGCAGGCTACAGACATCTTGTTGTATGTAAATCAATTGTCTCAAGTCCAGGCTAAGCTCCTGTAGGAATTACAGGGATGTGCAGGCATATTGAAGTGACGCGGAGGAAGCGGGGGAGGGAGTAAGTCAATAAGTAAGAGTAAGTCATTGCCAGatgggcgtcgataaaacccgaaacacggaacattccggaacatgccggaacattccggaacattccggaacatcccggaacatgaaaaaataaaagtaattttcatggcaaaaaaaattaataataatagtaataataaaataatttttgtaaaaattaatctacgtaaaataacaaaaaaccgaaaaataaagaaataaagaaaaagaaactcgtaTCATCTCAGAGTATatcagaaaacaatattttgacgCAAATAATTTGTGGGGCGAgggtccatgcaaatgacagtaatgagtgaaggcttgcttccaaattcaaaatatattaaaatgggtcgcgaggacgAGGGTTTTCGAACTTTCCTCACACAGTCACCccttgtaattgtttgccatgcGGTCAGTAACGGTTATCGATTTACGGCTTTGCGaccgtaagaagagcttaggggctcGTGGCTTTGGACTTTAGTAGATAAGATCAGTCACCTTCTCCGTGAATCAgttgcagtggcagtggtagcgcagcggtagtttttaactgttatcagttagcctgaattttatcCGTCTCCCGAGTCGCAAGTGAAGTTTGCGTCTCGAGGAGATGACTGAAATTCAAGCTACAGTCCTGGACAAagctacttgagaaaatgtttttattaatGTGCACTACctaacgcaacaaaactatttccaaatcaaCGGCTTTGCGCAAAGataaccccctcccccagttCAAAGTTGTTTCCCACAAATGCTTAGGGAAccggctttcttttgaagacccAACAACACTGCtttcagggggaggggggagggaagaaTCGGTCGGCTACGAAGTTTAGAAAAAATGCCCCTCCAAGTATGCatttttctcaacagttttgtccaagattgtagatcACAGGCACAGCCCCCTATTTTCCTCTGGTAAGTTGAAGATTGCGATCGCTGCTGTCACAGTGATTTGGGTATCCCCTGACGAAAAAACTGGTGAGAGCAAAGTTGGTGCTAATTCGAATGGTTTGCTAACGTGTTTATGTGGAACTACAACTTTTATGGGAGAGGCTGTTGTGATTCCCGTGATCATGGAGATCCACGCAGACTTCCTATGCctgtagcctgcgaaagcaTCCGTTTCTCCTTCGCTCTTcaccgctggggacgtttcgcgcgaaacgtccccagcggcgaagagcgaggagaaacggatgtttttgcaggctactATGCCTGTTTCAGACCCCAGACAGGACAAACCTTTAAGTGTCTTCGACTTGCGCTCAAAATGTAGGGGGGGACAGCGTTTCAGCACACAGAGTGGGAAAAAATGCAACGTCACAGGGGGTGGCATGCTGAGAGTGGGTTGTAATAAGTTCCATGTCTGCAATCGAGTGGCCAGGTTGAATAAAGTGGGAAGAGACTGAGACTTTCGGTTGCATTGTTCACTTTTTGGTAAAAATGAAGTCTGGGGATTTTCTTGGAATCTGAAGTACACTGCAAATGTATTCAGTCAATGATATTTTATTGTTTGCGACATCACGCTTCGTCTTACGAGTCACAAATACGTCGCAAACTGCACGATCCTAATTTTAGGCGATTACATGAGCACTTTTAGCGACTACATGATAACAGACAGCATTGAACTAACTACACTACCTATTGTATCTAAATTGATTACTTTTATGCATTATATTGATTATATTTAGGTCGTCCCTAGGTTATACGACTTCTAAGTCTAGTTTTAGGCTAAAAGCACTAGGATGCTGTCCATAATAGCGGTACAATTACTGTTCCCTATAGCTTTTTATCGgcttaaaaaaattaacgataGAAAAATGCTAAATATTAGCGACACGAAAGTGGGTATGGTGAACCATGGAGGAAATGATGTCGGGTCATAAAAATTGTCGGGTCATGAGATTCAGTTTTTGTCGATGGATCTTAAAAATGTGTTGTTCCCTTTGCTTCGAGTACTATAGAGCAAAGCTCTAAGTTGACACTCTTACAGTTCTAACCAAAGCCAAAGCCCCATTCTAACAGTTATGTTTTAACTACGCATTTGTTAATTGTGTTGTAGGCTGCTACAGAGAATGCGCACAGTCAAAGCTACATTCTGGTCATGTTCAATCTAGTGCCCAGGGCTTTTTCTTGCCCCTACCATTTTCGAGGGGAACAGATGAATGcaggttttctttttcgaaGTTCAGTTTACGCCCTCTTTTTTAATATTGCTAAATAAAGAAATCGTTTGACCCTTTTAGAGCATTTATCCCTCACAATGGTTCACCTTGGAAGCTGATTTAATGCATTAAACGCCAGATAGTGACACTTGAGTGACACATATCAGACTTGCGCAGTCCCTCTCTTTTGCTGGAGACCAAACGGGTTTCCACGAGTTCGAACCTTAAAAAAAGGAGGACAAGGTGAAATGAGACATTTGATAGGACATAGAATAAACAATggctaaaaaaaagtttcaaaagatTTTAGGTCAGCGTCCTGCACTCGCGCGAATATTCACTCAAAAGCTGCTCCCATACTAAACCATTCCTATTTCGTTTTAGTTTAAAATAACCTTTTAGGTATAGATCTTCCTAATTTTTACTTAACATATATTCTGAGGTTTTTCTTCAATTTCAAGACAGCTCATTGCACGTTTAAAAAAACGACTAAAATAGAAGacagaagaagaagacaaaagaagaGAACAGAAGTACAGATTTCGCATGTTTCATCACACTTACTTAGTTCCTAACACAGCTCTCAGAGATTCCAGGTTCCAAGATACATTCGTCTTGATTATAAGTATGCCTCCAGAGTTCATTATTTCCCACAGGCGCACCAACCACGCTAACAAGACAGAAAACGCAAGTAAAATATTAGTGATAATTAGACCTGTAAATGGAGATATCATAAGTCTCTTTGTAGTGAAAAACATTTGCTTTGAAGCGAAAAGAAGACAATACAAAAAGTACTTTAGTTCATGAAGAACAAGATGTTCTTCTGAATCGACTTTTTAAGTCAAGGAACAAAGACAACAAtatcatcaacaacaaaaaaaaaaggttaacctcggaaagaaaaaaaggaaccttTGGTTCCCGAGAATCTTTTCAATGAATGTTTCCAGCATTTCGAGGAACTAAACTTTGTCCCCTCCCcttagccaacattttgcctttaTTGGTCATGTTGGCTtgggggaagggtaggtgggcagtttcccagaaacgtataatgaccCAAAACTTCTTACCTTTGGGATTCGACAGACGTTGAAGACTTAACATAACGATCAAATCATAAACACCAATCTCATTTGGCAGCCAGGTAaactgcaaaagaaaataacaaaagggaaataaaaaatacttcAACAAGAACAGCCTCTACTTCCGGAACACGCTAGGCGTTTCTTTGCAAGGTTCTGATGGTCTGCATAACGAGAGCTTTATGAGCAGAGTGAGGCGTAGGCGGCATttcgcgcgaagcgcgagacgaggggaGGTCTGGCGAAAAGTAAGGGCTACAACgtattatattttttcttttataaaggACACCGATTTCTGGCAGGTCAAAATATTAGCCAGACAAACCAGAAATTTGTTTGGCAAACATTTCGTGCATTTTGTCGTTCTAAACTTCGAGTCTGCCATGGATGAAATGTTTCACTACGAAGCGAAGGCTACATTGAAACATTTCTTTAACAATCCTCCTTAGAATTCCCAATAGCAGCGTGAACATTCAGCTGTTAAACTTTAAACATCAAGTTTTGTGGCGATGTTAAACAATTCGTTTTAACAATACAGTTCAAAAATTAGTCCGCGTTCTTTATGTCGTCACGCAAGGCTCCTCAGATGttttgcgtgacgacacaaaaatgGCTGCGTAACAGACCATTTTAAAAACCACCATTAGACAAACCTGCTGAAACTGCACTCGATCAACATTAGCCTTGATCTCGTCAAGCGGGATATTCACGAAAGGTAAATCTCTCGCGCCCTTGATCTCTAGCGATTTTCCCTGCTGAATCTTCATAGCAGCGTCCAGCAGACGTCCACTGTGGTCGATAGCGATCACCTGTCACAAAGATAGAAGAGGGTCGCAATAGGGTCTTCAATCCCTTCATCCCGGACCCCAATTGTCTTCTTCAATTCCGTAATACCAATGGTTATTTTAGGCATCCTGCAACCCGTGCTAACTTTAAATCCCGAatcccaccctccccccccccccccccccgctgcAAAATCCCGTAGTCGCAAAAACCTACTGAGGACCCTCATAGAAGTGTCGagaaaaatttggaaatgtCAGCTAACAACGAGAGTTGAGGGAAAAAGTTTCAGAATGTACAAAATTTGCTTTCGGGACGCAATTGCAAGCAAGTTGCGCCGTTGAGCATGTAACAAAGCCCTTAACTTCACCGCTGTCGCTTGCTCTGCCAAGACAAGTATCGcaccatgtaagggaatccgctTTCCGGAAAACGGAATCCCggactttggaatccggaatacagctcaaggaatcctgaatcccactaacgattggaatccagaatccaagtttcacTGATAAAGACTGGAATCAAGTACCTTGAATCCGGAGTCCAAGGTTTAGAATCCAGAATCGAAGACTCTCTTGTCAAGTAAAACACCTCAATTTTTGGTAGGATTGAACTGAATCCAAGTCATTGCCCGAAAAGAACTGAATTAAACGAGCAATGACTTTGTGGTTACCTCGCTCAAGCTCTTGCTCAGCTCGAAGGAGAATCGACCCACAGAGCACATAATGTCGAGGGCCTTCTTCACGGGGCAGCCATTGTGTTTGTGAATGGCTTCTTTGCAAATCTCTGCTAGCTGCTCACAGCAACCGGCGTCACTTTCAACACCCTGTTAACGATATGCAAAAACAATGAGATCAATTCCTGGTCACTGCACTTAATCCAGGAGAtttttaaacaacaaatcaCGACAGCGAAATTAAAGTGGTAAATGAAGCGCAACAAAGTGTTGATGAGTCCAGAAACGCTGGAATAGTGACTTAACGTTACAATGCATTACGAATTCCTGTGACTTTCATCACATGCAACCAATTGGCGTGACTAGCATTACATAATCAATTGAAGCCCGCTAAGCTTTACTGGCGTGACTAGCATGATGGTATTGAAACCAAAACACTTTGTGACAGAATCAAGTGTCAGGGTGACCTTATGTGACAATATAACGAGGTTAAGGGCCCGAACTGGCGAGATACATAGACAACTTAGTCTACGATCATGACCTCTCCCTTCAATTCTCCACTCCTTCACCGATCtaaagtagcctgttccaggctccaagaaaGTAATGTGCAGAGATCGTTAAAACTGATGCGAAAAACACAGGGGTCTGGGAAGAGAGGAGGCGCCACTGCTTCCTTCCCCAGATCCCGCGCGTTCTATTTTCGCTTGACATGTTTGCACGGCCTCCCTAGTATCTAAGAACCTGGCACATATTATTCCTGGTCAAAAGTAGAAGGCTATTTtgaggggaaaaaaaagaaagacttcAAGCCACAGGCGACGTTGCAGTCGTCGGAAGACCTCACGTGATTGGTTAGGAAAACcatgaacaaaaaaagtttacaaTGTAACCTAGCCCGAAATCAAACAGCTGCGACATATAGGGACCCAAATAAACTAGATGTTTCGAAGAGTTGCAAGGCTACTTAAACCCACCAGCAGGTCTCCATAGTTAGACAACACTTCAGCGTACAGAAAATCCTCGGCATCATCATGGTACTGCATGTTCACGGTGTTGACGTATACCTCACTGTCGCTGATGCCAGGCAAACTGATAGGGTTctctgtaaaaaaaagaataataaataaataaataaataaatattacaactgctttttggggggggagggggagagagCAGGGATGGCGCAGAGGAAAGAGCACTCACCACCCATCACTGTGGACTGGGGCAGAGGCCTGGCGTTGACACCATATATGGGTTGGGTTTGTTGTTAGTTCTCGccgctccaagaggtttttctccgggtgcTACGGTTTCTCCCTCCGAGAAAACCCAACACGTCCAAATCAAAAGTCGATATCTGGAAAGTGTCCACGTAGTTGGGGTTACTTAGAGAGCCACTGTCAAgtttctagcctgcgagcaagctctccattttaTGCGAGCGAAACAAGCCGCGAGAAAACGCGCAAACGAACGGCAAAGCTGTGAGGGGTGGAGGAAATTTCCACTTCAAGTGGCGTCTGGCTCTAGCATCTATACGTTGGAATCCGTTAAGAAGGAACCGATCGGTTTTTCTTAGGCGTTGAGTGGATCTTTGCATTCAAAGGTTTTTATTTAACTGTATAAATCGGGTGTAGTCCTGTCAAGGGCACTCTCTAGTTTAAGAGTACtcacttacccctcccctagtGCTACCCTTCTGCTTACCTTCCACCCCAACCCCCAGCACAAAAACAGGGGTTCCTACCAGACGCACAGGAGGACTGTTAGAAACTGACTGAGCCAATCGGAAACCAAGATGCTGAAAGAAATGGCGGCGAAACGCAAAACGGGCGAATCGTGAAGCTTCGTCTCCGGTAGATACCCAGCTGCCACCCTAGAAATGACAATCAATCGGCCATTAAATTATGCTAACAAGAAAGGCCCGAGAACTCCGCGGCTCAGTCCTGTACGGGAAAATTTGTCACGTGAATTATCTAAAGTCACGTGACAAATAGCGTCATTTGAGAAAGGCCTTAAGATGGTTCTGTAAGCTTGTGAGcgaaaagcattttttctttggctGGCGTAAAATGCACCtactttttcatttaaaaagacATTCTGAGGCTCAGTAAGAGACTGGGTTtgcgggcctcagtttggtctaaaaataaaggggGGGCGGACGATCCGCCACTGGTATTTGCAGGACCACGgtttgagatccagaaattttgcttccatgacaacgtgacgtaacgacttcttcTCTCCACTGCTGACAGCTAGGAACTTCTAATATCAAAGCTAACGCTTTGCCGGGTACACAAAACAAGTGGAAAGTACTTCCAAAGGTTAAGAACTCAATTCTTATATATCTGTGGCTCTACGTACCATGATCATGTTGTGCCTTCCATCAAAACAGGGCGAAGAAAAGTCGTCATAGAGTATATGCGATTTAAACTCACAAAAGCCATTGAAATGATCTTCCACCCATTCCCACACATTTCCAAACACGTCACAAAAGCCAGCCTGCGTCGGTGGGTACATGTTAACGGGCTGAAACATtccaaacaaaaattaacattgCTCGCCTccgattttggaagaaaatcATGATTGGACTTTCAGCATCACGATAAATATTTTATAAGTCCTgtagaattttaaaatacttctcgCCATTTTAGGCTTTCGCTTCGTAATTCCTGAAGCTGGAGCGAAGGCCATAGTAAGATTAATTTTCCTGTATTTCAGTGCAAGGTCTAGTTCTAATTTCGTGAATATTTGTGTCAGTAAATATACATGTTATATATTCAAACTGCTTTTGATGGACGCAACGAGCACATACAAATTTTCATGCGTATGGCCATTATGTGTGTGTACGATGAGGATAAGATGAAAATGAAGATGACGTccgatgatggtgatgatgatgatgatgaagataatgatgatgatgacgatgatgaagtTGATGATGGGGATTATGATGACAACGGAGACGGCTGTACTGtttgaagaagaaagaaaggtgAACAACTCACAGTGGAAGAACCATATGCCATGTTGATGTTGGCTTCTATTTTATCCTGGTAGATGATATCACACGAGGTTCCAACTAAAGGAGATTTCTGTTGAGGAAAATTTGTGTCCATTTGTTAATTGCACCGTCATCATCTATTCTATGTAATAGTGACAATCGACTTGTTTGAGCATAACAAACTACTGTGAAATCAAACGTAAGTTTCATGGGGACTTATAGGAGTAAAAATTCTCCTCACGAGTATGATACTACATATATAAAGAGTGTTGTGGAGAAATTGGTTGTAGAAGACTCAATTGCTTTGTCCTGTACCTGAGGTCCCCGTATAAGATGATGCTCGGCCTCCGTCGGCAGACGGAATTCTGGACCCTTCCAGGTACAATAAGCTTTGGCCTCGTGATAGTTCACTTCAGCAGGCCAATCCATAGGCATGTCTATTACTTCAAACATGGCACGGTACCTGTGTGGACAGAGAAGGGCAAGACCTGATCAACTTTCTTAATTTCAAAGAAGCTATGGAGGGATTTAGGTCAGCTTTAATTCCTCTGTGGACCAGATCCTAGCGTGTGATTGTTCAAATTTAACCTTTTTATCAGTATTCTTTATATCTAGCTGgattttgaaaacgttaccaaCAAATTGACCTCTTCCGTCGAACAGTTTTTTTGTTGTCAACGTggccattataaaaactaagaatgCAACCAtagcttttttctcttctcctcctttcttcctctacgctctttctttttatcctttccttttctttttttggtgactTGAAGTTTATAGTGCGCAACATACCGGCCTATTACACTCAAACTGCATATTTTGTGaggttcgttttcaaaaaatcgg
The genomic region above belongs to Porites lutea chromosome 12, jaPorLute2.1, whole genome shotgun sequence and contains:
- the LOC140921812 gene encoding uncharacterized protein isoform X1, which translates into the protein MVVFQPSGKHVLRSMKPCDLSSCSKSEIKAYFENSFDLYETLFKALKDESAFYKCPDRLRLPLIFYFGHTAAVYVNKLVLGGLLKERINFEYETLFETGVDEMSWDDTENYRMGGSFVWPTVAKVAEYRKKVRKAILDVIDNTPLELPVTQESKWWAVFMGFEHERIHFETSSVLIRQMPLELVRKPLGWKDGPITAGDPVSSNPLIEIAEQSVSLGKPENFPSYGWDNEYGQWNVKVPSFKASKYLITNREYLEFVNSGGYENSKYWTKEGWRWKQFRQIHHPSFWVCNNQCKSGCGSDLVTYSHCKLGMTDVNHNPLLGNGVLNGISNGSINGDHHDGFSNGVLNGHGNGTVNGAMNGTYVQNGSPNGHVENGDHDELECPYKYRAMFEVIDMPMDWPAEVNYHEAKAYCTWKGPEFRLPTEAEHHLIRGPQKSPLVGTSCDIIYQDKIEANINMAYGSSTPVNMYPPTQAGFCDVFGNVWEWVEDHFNGFCEFKSHILYDDFSSPCFDGRHNMIMGGSWVSTGDEASRFARFAFRRHFFQHLGFRLAQSVSNSPPVRLVGTPVFVLGVGVEENPISLPGISDSEVYVNTVNMQYHDDAEDFLYAEVLSNYGDLLGVESDAGCCEQLAEICKEAIHKHNGCPVKKALDIMCSVGRFSFELSKSLSEVIAIDHSGRLLDAAMKIQQGKSLEIKGARDLPFVNIPLDEIKANVDRVQFQQFTWLPNEIGVYDLIVMLSLQRLSNPKAWLVRLWEIMNSGGILIIKTNVSWNLESLRAVLGTKFELVETRLVSSKREGLRKSDMCHSSVTIWRLMH